The Calliphora vicina chromosome 3, idCalVici1.1, whole genome shotgun sequence genome contains a region encoding:
- the NUCB1 gene encoding nucleobindin-2, translating into MKTSITILLIGSCILLSCALPVTKTKKDEKKEESSTPESPDVETALEYERYLKEVVDALESDPDFRKKLDKAPEADIRSGKIAQELDYVNHHVRTKLDEIKRRELERLRALAKKEYELENEIDREHLKINQHVDHANEHTFEIEDLKKLIKKTAEDLAEADRKRQAEFKEYEMQKEFEKEMVKKELDEQQRKKFEEEQKALEEKHKKHEKVHHPGNKAQLEEVWEKQDHMDKQDFDPHTFFMIHDVDGNGFWDETEVKALFVKELDKVYQSGLPEDDMRERAEEMERMREHVFQETDTNRDGLISFQEFLEQTKRDEYNRDPEWQTIDEQPQYTHEEYLEFERRRKEEIDRMIAQGLLPPHPNMPQGYYAHDPNAAYQTGQQHPSGYQQQPQMHYQDPQQQHMQQQQQYQHQQQQYQQHQYQQQQYQQHNQQQPQFQGQQVQLNPNQVYQQIPAQQQQYQQQPQPVVNNLPPQQQQQPVNNLPPQKPVASNSPTQQQPVVNNLPSQQQQPVANNNINQQQQQQPINNAIPQQPINNVQQQQNNIPQKH; encoded by the exons ATGAAAACATCCATAACAATACTCCTTATTGGGAGTTGCATACTTTTGAGCTGTGCACTACCAgttaccaaaacaaaaaaagatgaGAAAAAAGAAGAATCTAGCACTCCCGAATCGCCAGACGTTGAGACAGCCTTGGAATATGAACGCTATTTAAAAGAGGTCGTTGATGCATTGGAAAGTGATCCAGATTTTCGTAAAAAATTAGACAAAGCTCCAGAAGCTGATATCCGT AGTGGTAAAATTGCCCAAGAACTTGACTATGTGAATCATCATGTACGCACGAAATTAGATGAAATCAAACGCCGTGAATTGGAACGTTTACGTGCGTTGGCCAAAAAGGAATATGAATTAGAGAATGAAATTGATCGTGAACACTTGAAAATCAATCAGCATGTGGATCATGCAAATGAGCACACTTTCGAGATTgaggatttgaaaaaattaattaaaaaaactgccGAAGACTTGGCTGAAGCCGATCGTAAGAGACAAGCTGAGTTTAAAGAGTATGAAATGcaaaaagaatttgaaaaagaAATGGTCAAGAAGGAACTAGATGAACAACAACGCAAAAAATTCGAAGAAGAACAAAAAGCATTAGAGGAGAAGCACAAGAAACATGAAAAAGTACATCATCCTGGAAACAAAGCTCAATTAGAAGAAGTATGGGAGAAACAGGATCATATGGATAAACAGGATTTTGACCCTCATACATTCTTTATGATACATG aTGTCGATGGTAATGGATTTTGGGATGAAACTGAAGTTAAAGCTTTGTTTGTAAAAGAATTAGACAAAGTGTACCAGTCTGGTTTACCTGAAGACGATATGCGCGAACGTGCTGAAGAAATGGAACGTATGCGTGAGCATGTTTTCCAAGAAACCGATACCAATCGAGATGGGTTAATTAGTTTTCAGGAATTTTTGGAACAAACAAAGCGCGATGAATATAATAGAGATCCAGAATGGCAAACTATAGACGAACAACCACAATATACACATGAAGAATATTTAGAATTTGAACGCAGAAGAAAGGAGGAAATCGACCGAATGATTGCACAAGGATtg CTTCCTCCACATCCAAATATGCCACAAGGCTATTATGCTCATGATCCAAATGCTGCATACCAAACTGGCCAACAACATCCATCTGGATACCAACAACAGCCACAAATGCATTATCAAGATCCCCAACAACAACAtatgcaacagcaacaacaatatcagcatcaacagcaacaatacCAGCAGCATCAATATCAACAGCAACAATACCAACAACATAATCAACAGCAACCACAATTCCAAGGACAACAAGTTCAACTAAATCCGAATCAAGTGTATCAACAAATTCCAGCTCAACAACAGCAGTATCAGCAACAACCACAACCTGTCGTAAATAATTTGCCACctcagcaacaacagcagccgGTTAATAATTTACCTCCCCAAAAACCTGTTGCCAGCAATTCTCCCACTCAGCAACAACCTGTTGTGAACAATTTACCATCCCAACAACAGCAGCCTGTAGCTAACAACAACATTaatcaacagcaacagcagcaaccaATAAATAATGCTATACCCCAACAGCCAATAAATAATGTGCAACAGCAGCAAAACAACATTCCTCAAAAGCATTAG
- the ssp2 gene encoding uncharacterized protein ssp2, translating into MDIVDVDEALKDDSFIFLEDKTHDDISNILQQWKSNNGIPPSNNTSHQPQQQEQAYKYDSRTFTRPKRKSAQNLELQFTNSTNAPQYQPNNQHQQNMINTQPDNPMLNLEIGGLVTNMHKSFLQDTSPPPFASMDASMDRMNNSLITSADFSNINFLQSTNCMDFGGPDAVGFTNFNLTGKVTSEGYSLSDMIRDRKALESLTMSSDGTLIKDSHIGQIDDISLTLSKTASGCSTMDNSTESVEAINRTVEIINSNMDRTFNGGVQLELATCHGSKTIGNNSSGSQIPSALQRTMVLSDEMIGDITYNLVENSMYASIPSEQASVTQNFGETHNSEQSLSVTQNFGEIQNSSNENTSKPASVLDETICLSTGGGGGDSGTANIKAGNSTFDCQNITPDTRCETPEGVEKNTAAMKYYESTPHASSVRYNKHHYTPTLKMVCDVNISPIVGTPTNAPHNATRVLNDTFENDQHRLNKTNNIINTNTFSGKLPLMTTVEMIENIENPTFDKTFKRLEQPSPASLEMKNVMDLAQAEANLLASNNNEEEFDHMLDEFSRVELNAEQLKMKKSLDSIKRRFNYGPNREKSQHREISREAKDMRDMMRVSADILGEEDHSSKDYLNMTMDIATQDKDEFKKSKEHLVESPHALSETSSDVVRSPLKDSVTTSSISDSKISNGLSLSSVSNASTGGERLLSRRSRLYDDFNMSTLSSSSMHGTKVSLGSSFTVHKEGDVIGDIRPNITNETEHLSGQNPLEMVQEKTESTAEELSNVSNQISDNVKESLSTGQYRLAEKRERDRDRFKTIKINKNRNGDSGCGDGLSGSELNVPCIDDYAIEVNVESAEDSEQSNQRFSRRDQTASPVFNNNKSEVEMNNTNKTTSKINPNFLTYKKPKDKQQPNIRNLPEVAPAPTTACVAPDVASSKPRSLSRPRYLSGLTKFSAVSKATSADELEKSIPRQTNLNATTSALNVGLSKGSSAANVSLNRTQIGGPTEKQSGELKSPMGIKSKSFHNLSSHHTYASASNNTTGGGLTTTKSFGLKKPSATGISTEKLAKTNPNRNSCLLNPSSNQTPIMQQKSDESVFKVPKLVSGIRVPGAAIQGGLAAKRAGLVRPSSGYYSLTVTAKGVQPATSDADCDAGRHSPTDSMSSASSRGSAQSLNKTTVVKSSGTSNSSNTTKTNATAALTKITIGSTGIPKPSGLRPPSNIKRSGLPRPSSFIKTDK; encoded by the exons ATGGATATTGTAGATGTCGATGAGGCACTTAAAGATGATTCCTTTAT ATTTCTTGAAGACAAAACACACGACGATATATCGAATATATTGCAACAATGGAAAAGTAATAATGGTATACCGCCTTCGAATAACACCTCCCATCAGCCACAGCAACAAGAACAAG CTTATAAATATGATTCCAGAACATTCACGCGACCCAAACGGAAATCTGCTCAAAATCTTGAACTACAATtc ACAAATTCTACGAATGCTCCGCAATATCAGCCAAATAATCAACACCAGCAAAATATGATTAATACACAACCTGATAATCCAATGCTTAATCTTGAAATTGGTGGTTTGGTCACAAATATGCATAAATCATTCTTACAAGACACATCACCGCCACCATTTGCTTCCATGGACGCATCAATGGATCGTATGAACAATTCCCTAATAACTTCCGCAGATTTttcgaatataaattttttacaatctACCAACTGCATGGATTTTGGTGGTCCAGATGCGGTTGGATTTACTAATTTTAATCTAACTGGTAAAGTAACAAGTGAAGGTTATAGCCTAAGTGACATGATTAGAGATCGAAAGGCTCTTGAATCACTGACTATGTCGAGTGATGGAACTTTAATAAAAGACTCACATATTGGGCAAATCGATGACATTTCACTGACGCTTAGTAAAACGGCTTCGGGTTGTAGTACAATGGACAACTCAACAGAAAGCGTCGAGGCTATTAATCGCACAGTAGAAATCATTAACAGCAACATGGATCGAACATTCAATGGTGGCGTGCAATTAGAATTGGCCACATGCCATGGATCAAAAACGATAGGGAATAATAGCAGTGGTAGCCAAATTCCGAGTGCTCTTCAGCGAACCATGGTTCTGTCAGACGAAATGATTGGTGATATCACCTATAATTTGGTTGAGAACAGTATGTACGCTAGCATACCTTCGGAACAAGCTAGTGTGACTCAAAACTTTGGAGAAACACACAATTCGGAACAATCTCTTAGTGTGACTCAAAACTTTGGagaaatacaaaattcatcAAATGAGAATACATCCAAGCCTGCTTCAGTTTTAGATGAAACCATATGCTTATCAACAGGTGGTGGAGGTGGTGATAGTGGCACAGCAAACATTAAAGCCGGAAACTCAACATTCGACTGTCAGAATATTACTCCAGATACGCGCTGTGAAACACCTGAGGGTGTAGAAAAGAACACTGCAGCAATGAAGTATTACGAGTCTACTCCCCATGCATCAAGTGTACGTTACAATAAACATCATTATACACCAACGCTGAAAATGGTTTGTGATGTTAATATATCGCCAATTGTAGGAACACCAACCAATGCTCCACATAATGCCACAAGAGTTCTCAATGATACTTTTGAAAATGATCAACATAGATTAAACAAGACTAACAACATCATCAATACGAACACATTTTCAGGTAAATTACCTTTAATGACCACTGTTGAAATGATCGAAAACATTGAAAATCCTACATTCGATAAGACTTTCAAACGTTTGGAACAGCCGAGCCCAGCTTCGCTTGAAATGAAGAACGTAATGGATTTAGCCCAAGCAGAAGCTAATCTACTGGCATCGAATAACAACGAAGAAGAGTTTGATCACATGTTAGATGAATTTAGTAGAGTGGAGCTGAACGCTGAGCAACTGAAAATGAAAAAGTCATTGGACTCAATTAAGAGGCGTTTTAATTATGGCCCAAATAGAGAAAAATCGCAGCACAGAGAAATATCGCGTGAAGCTAAAGATATGCGTGATATGATGAGAGTATCTGCCGACATATTGGGGGAAGAAGATCACTCTTCGAAAGATTACCTTAATATGACCATGGATATTGCAACACAAGACAAAGATGAATTTAAGAAGTCAAAAGAGCATTTAGTGGAATCCCCGCATGCTTTAAGTGAAACGTCTTCTGATGTGGTGAGGAGTCCCCTTAAAGATTCTGTTACGACGAGTAGTATTTCGGATTCCAAAATTTCAAATGGTCTTAGTCTGTCTTCAGTAAGCAATGCAAGTACTGGTGGTGAGCGCCTCTTGAGTCGGCGAAGTCGTTTGTATGATGACTTTAATATGTCCACATTATCATCAAGCTCAATGCATGGTACTAAAGTATCATTGGGATCATCGTTTACCGTACACAAGGAAGGCGATGTTATAGGTGACATTCGGCCGAATATAACAAATGAGACTGAACACTTAAGTGGCCAAAATCCACTGGAAATGGTGCAAGAAAAGACTGAGTCAACGGCAGAAGAACTATCTAATGTGTCTAACCAAATATCTGATAACGTTAAAGAATCGTTATCAACTGGCCAATATAGACTAGCAGAGAAACGAGAACGGGATCGTGATCgatttaaaactattaaaataaataaaaatcgcaATGGCGACTCGGGCTGTGGGGATGGTCTTTCGGGATCGGAATTAAATGTGCCTTGTATTGATGACTATGCTATTGAAGTAAACGTTGAAAGTGCAGAAGATTCCGAACAGTCGAATCAAAGGTTTTCCAGACGTGATCAGACAGCTTCCCctgttttcaataataataaatcagaAGTGGAGATGAATAATACGAATAAAACAACATCGAAAATAAATCCTAACTTCTTAACTTACAAGAAACCAAAAGATAAACAACAACCTAATATTCGAAACTTGCCAGAGGTTGCACCCGCTCCTACTACCGCATGCGTAGCACCGGATGTAGCATCCTCTAAGCCACGTTCGTTATCTCGACCACGTTATCTAAGCGGACTGACAAAGTTTTCCGCAGTTAGCAAAGCGACATCGGCTGACGAACTGGAGAAATCTATTCCACGACAAACAAATCTAAATGCAACAACATCTGCATTGAATGTTGGTCTCTCAAAGGGATCAAGTGCGGCCAATGTCTCATTGAATCGCACTCAAATTGGTGGACCTACTGAAAAACAATCTGGTGAACTTAAAAGCCCCATGGGTATCAAATCAAAATCGTTTCATAACTTATCAAGTCATCACACATATGCCTCAGCTTCAAACAACACCACCGGGGGAGGCTTAACAACAACTAAAAGTTTTGGTCTTAAGAAACCAAGTGCTACTGGAATTTCAACCGAAAAATTg GCTAAAACAAATCCAAATCGAAATTCATGTTTGTTAAATCCCAGCAGCAATCAAACGCCAATCATGCAACag aAATCTGACGAATCAGTATTTAAAGTTCCGAAACTTGTATCTGGCATACGAGTTCCTGGAGCAGCAATACAAGGTGGGCTAGCAGCAAAACGTGCTGGTTTGGTAAGGCCGTCTTCGGGTTACTATAGTCTCACTGTTACAGCCAAAGGAGTCCAACCGGCAACATCAGATGCAGATTGTGATGCGGGTAGACACTCTCCTACAGAT agTATGTCGTCAGCATCGTCAAGAGGTAGCGCTCAAAGTCTTAACAAAACTACGGTTGTTAAATCATCTGGAACCTCTAACAGTAGCAATACGACGAAAACAAATGCTACAGCGGCTCTTACAAAAATCACAATCGGTTCTACAGGTATTCCAAAACCGTCTGGCCTTAGGCCGCCTTCAAATATAAAACGTAGTGGACTTCCAAGACCTTcgagttttataaaaactgataaataa